In Brassica napus cultivar Da-Ae chromosome A3, Da-Ae, whole genome shotgun sequence, the sequence aaataaataaatataaaaagagagagagagagagaggtggatgagatattaaattatttatttattttgttgacaTTAGATTACAGGCTTTACTTTACAGCCTAGAAGAACGCGGAAACTATTTGAGTGTCCGTCTCATTCTTCAACGTCACGTTCCTAACCGGTGACGTTAAGCGTATGTATGTTGTATATACGTTTTCTCATTAATTCGtaaattattattacatgaCTCTAACAGATTGGGGAGCTATGCAAGTAAGATTATTTGTAAATGCAATTAGGTGAGCAAGTTGGCCACTTACTCAACAGTGTTTGAGCTAATGTATTCACTCTTTATCCATCCACATCTTTCACATACATGCAACACATGCAATAATATATTTCTACATAGTCATCATAAACTGAGGTTTTTCAGCTACAAacttaaatgtttatattaCTTCCCGCACACGGAATGTTTTAAAAGAATTGTTTACAAGAAGTTATAGGAagaaaaaattccaaaatatttgtgtatagaattttttcatgagaaaaagactaggatagcaccaaaccaagtttttgttcccaaagtagcactcaaggctcaaagtcacaaaaataggtttcattaaagaggtaaatatacacttataccccttgggttaattaatccaaaccttagggtttagagttaagaggtggggttttggaattagggtttaaaattttataaaaaataaatactaaaataaaaaataaaaattttaaaaacagtttcaaaaagtatttttaaattataaaaagaaaatttgaaaaaaaaataaaaaaaatttcgaaaaaaaaattcaaaaaaaaaaaattcaaaaaaaaaattataaaaatttcgaatctgaaaacacataatctgaaactataaaaaaaattctttttatttatttttttattttttttatttttattttttttgtttgtttatttaattttaaaccaagggtattagggatattttaccctttaatgaatgtcatttttgtgactttctccttctagtgctatttttgagacataaacttcaaaaggtgctattattgacaattgcccttttTTCATTCTCTCAATTTctgtaaataaatatagtaaCAATAGGCTTCCGTAAGGTTATGTCCCAAAGCTTCAGGTGCAGCATCGCTTTCTTTGCTGCAAGACATAAAAGAACAGAGTCTCAACTACAAATGAACTTGaacatggaaaaaaaaaacaattcagtAGTTATATCAGATTTTGAGTCCTGTAACCAAAAACACAAGAACATGCAATCACACAAATATGATCAGATGTTGgatatctttttttaaaagatcaaTATGATCAGATGTTGCAAATTTTTATGCTTAAAAAGGAGAGAAAAAGAGACATTGAGCGAGCTTACTTCTTCGTAATGAGAGTCGAGCTGTTCTGTGATCTGAAGTTGTTTTGCTAACGTTAAATGTAATACCTGAAACACATACAACGTAGATATGTGTTTATATGATAAAAGCATTAAACCTTAATAATAGTACAAGGTCAATATCAAGAAGTGTAACGTACTGATTGGGTTTTGTCGAGGTCGAGTTCTAGAGACTTGATCCTCTCGAGAGTTCCAGTTAATAGCTTCTCATTTTCGTTCGGGGTCTTTACAGGGATTCTACTAATCTCTGTGCATTCTTTCTCCAGCTTCTTAAGACGATCCAAACACTGAAGAACAATCTCTTTGTTTATGGATGAATCTGAGACATGGACACGGTTATGTCTTTGCCAGTATCCGAACAATAAGAAACTAAAGAGATCAAAATATAGCTTTAGTGGAAAGGCTATTAGTATTGTCACCAAGTGAACGATGTCACGCCTTTGGTTTTCTCTCTAAGAACACCAAACCGTGATATCTGACCACCATAAAATGTGACAATGATACATTTGAACATGCAGTTGCGTAACACAACACTAACGAAACAAAATATGAGTGAAAAAGAAACACACCTTCTCTTCTTGATGTATATGTTGAAGAAGAGTTTTCAGAGCTCGTGTTAAGTAATTGGGGTTGagaccattctccttgagccGGTTCCTGTGAATCATGATCTCTTACATGAAGAGGAGCTTTTGTAGTTTGTGGTATGGGATTCACTTCCATGTGATGTACTAGCTGCAAAACAAGACAAGATAATATTATAGCTCGACTTATTATGACAACTTCATgaatctaataaacaaaaaaacagacaaACAAGAATTAGATGCCTCGGCTATTTCAGGATCATTCCATGGTCCTTTGTTAGACCTCAAGCACCCTCCTTCGTTAGCACATGTGCATACGCCTCCCAAGAAATCTGGAAGTTGACTGCATTCCAGAGTAAATTATAATGTTAGTGTAGTAACCAAAACTTGAATGACATTTCTCTATAAAGACAACACTTAAGAagtgacccaaaaaaaaagaattaaccTGGAATCAATTGTTTCAAGTAACTTTGACAAGGACTTTGGCTCCAAAACCTGAGTAACACAAGCAATAAATTAGTAGCTGTTGACAATAAATAGAAGAATAAACGATAATACATTACTTGTATCTTTGCAATAGTCACAGGATCAAGAAATTTTTGTGCGGCAGGCCAAATCAAACTCCTGAATCCAAATCCTGCATTGACAATGAACATTCTATGCAAAGTCTGCAAGAGTCAGAGAACCACGGTCACAATTTTTTACACCAACCGAAACACCCATGTCCACTCGGCTCATTGGCCTTAGACTAGTTACCAAAAGTGTAATCTTCAAAGAGTTAAGTACCTCAGGGTAATAACTACAATCTACTTTAGCAATAGAGGACAGGAGATTTGCCGCTGCAGGACTAAAGTTCTTCATACCCTGAGAGTTACCACAAGAGAGATGTtaataaatcaagaaaaaaaaaacatttcatgaCACTTTTTAAGAGAATCTATATAGGAGTTTACATACCAGGCCATCAGCATCAAGTATTGTAGTCGTAGTAGTGACACGTCGCTTTGCTGCAATAGAACAGGCAGGGAGCTTCTGTTGAAGAGCCTTTTCGAATTCTTGGACATGGTACTTCAAGTACCGGTCAATGGTTGTAACATCCATAAGCTTACCGGGGTGAGCTTTTCCTAGTCTCTCGATATAGATGGGTCTACCATTTTTATCAACTCCATGGTACCCTTGAGGATAGTACATTGTGACTTGGTCCAACTCATTGAAATTGAAATCCTGTATAATTTGATCTGCTCCAAATTCATTCCTCCATTTGAGCATTTCTTCCCATGCAGTGACGGTTTTGTCGATGTTGAAATCCATTGTTTTCAGAAACCTAGCTAGTGTAAACAAAGATATTAGAGACACAGCatcaaagacaaaaaaaaaattcactacaGGTTTACCTCAAAAGCATATGATAATCATCATGCCTTGGAGGCAAAGAATGTTTGTTAAGAAGCTCTTGGCGCAATTTAAGAACAATCTTCTCATCATTCTCGTCCCTAACATCTTCAATGGAACAGCTTATGACTTTCTTTGCCGGACTCCCAATTCTAGATCGTTCATCCTCTGAATCTGATAACTTGTCTATTGTATGTCCACAACCTCCTGCAATATTATATGTACATATTGCAAAAATGATGACCATAAAGTTTCCGATGatcatattattttcattaaaagctCAAGAAATGAATACCTGACATGTTTAGAATCCGTCAAAAACGTCTTGATACGCTATTGAATTGGGCTGTGCCACCGAACTAAAaagcaaagaaacaaataatCCTCCGTCTCCGAGAAATGTAAATTCCTCGGAAAGGAGCAAAGGAGTCCAAGTCGATCGTAAAATGAATCCCTACAAAACACTAAACGGTTCCTTTTTAATTCAGTGTTAACCCTAAATAGTCGAACTATCgacacatttttattttaaaattagtaacAAAATGTGTAACATAGATCATTGCTGATACCTCTACCCTTCAAAATAAGAAGTGAAAGAATAGACGAAGAAGGAACGGTTATACCACTAATTATTATAACCAACAGATCTGACtaagaatggaacaaaataaaaactcacAACACTATGAGGGACATTGAAGGGAGACATAGAGCCAGGGAGAGTTGTGGTGGGCATGGCCATGATGGAGCAGATGTCGTCGTCGGGACTAGACCACCGAGATGAAGATGGAGCAGTGAGGCAAAACCGGAAGGAAGAGTGATTTAGACAAGGAGGGAGGTAATGGTAATGAAGTAGGTTAATAGAGGAAGAATGGGACATATTGAGGTATAGATTGGCTTAGACttcaagatgaagaagagagcgACTGATTGTGAGGGTTTGGTGAAGGAAGACGAGAAGCAGTTTTCTTAGCTGATGCTCTTAACCGTCCTTGAAGAGAGAGAGTGGTGGGTAGtgggtttttaatttttaataataatttcattattataaaatatttcatatttggGTTTCTGCTATGATTTGTTGTTTGAGTACAAGGGAGATTATGATTTTGGCTCACTAATCATTACGTAACAATTTTCATATCTAGTTGTAGGATTAATGTGTaagcaaaaataatattttaaatggatAATCATTTAGCCtttacatacttttttttttgttataaacaaaaaaaaaatcaatacattCTGATCTACCTTGTTCTTAAATAAATGCTTCTCCACACTGTATAGTACCAGACTAAAATGATAATTTGTATCAAATGATATCATCTCATTTGGAAATATGAAATGCTATGTGATGAAAGGAAACAAaatgtgaacaaaaaaaaaaggaaaacaaattaccattgttattaacttttaagcCAAGAAAGTAATGGAAGTTCTTGAAGGTTTTTCATTGGTTCTTCTATGTACTTCTACATTTTTACTTGGTGTATAAAACAGAATTGATAGCAACCCGATGATGATCTACGTTAAatctataaaacaaaagaaagatgtACAACATGAAGAATTACAGGTAAGAAAATCTTGAACTCTGGTGATGGAACTACCTATGAACAGTGTA encodes:
- the LOC106437014 gene encoding phosphatidylinositol/phosphatidylcholine transfer protein SFH14-like isoform X3, translating into MDFNIDKTVTAWEEMLKWRNEFGADQIIQDFNFNELDQVTMYYPQGYHGVDKNGRPIYIERLGKAHPGKLMDVTTIDRYLKYHVQEFEKALQQKLPACSIAAKRRVTTTTTILDADGLGMKNFSPAAANLLSSIAKVDCSYYPETLHRMFIVNAGFGFRSLIWPAAQKFLDPVTIAKIQVLEPKSLSKLLETIDSSQLPDFLGGVCTCANEGGCLRSNKGPWNDPEIAELVHHMEVNPIPQTTKAPLHVRDHDSQEPAQGEWSQPQLLNTSSENSSSTYTSRREDSSINKEIVLQCLDRLKKLEKECTEISRIPVKTPNENEKLLTGTLERIKSLELDLDKTQSVLHLTLAKQLQITEQLDSHYEEQRKRCCT
- the LOC106437014 gene encoding phosphatidylinositol/phosphatidylcholine transfer protein SFH14-like isoform X1, which produces MSGGCGHTIDKLSDSEDERSRIGSPAKKVISCSIEDVRDENDEKIVLKLRQELLNKHSLPPRHDDYHMLLRFLKTMDFNIDKTVTAWEEMLKWRNEFGADQIIQDFNFNELDQVTMYYPQGYHGVDKNGRPIYIERLGKAHPGKLMDVTTIDRYLKYHVQEFEKALQQKLPACSIAAKRRVTTTTTILDADGLGMKNFSPAAANLLSSIAKVDCSYYPETLHRMFIVNAGFGFRSLIWPAAQKFLDPVTIAKIQVLEPKSLSKLLETIDSSQLPDFLGGVCTCANEGGCLRSNKGPWNDPEIAELVHHMEVNPIPQTTKAPLHVRDHDSQEPAQGEWSQPQLLNTSSENSSSTYTSRREDSSINKEIVLQCLDRLKKLEKECTEISRIPVKTPNENEKLLTGTLERIKSLELDLDKTQSVLHLTLAKQLQITEQLDSHYEEQRKRCCT
- the LOC106437014 gene encoding phosphatidylinositol/phosphatidylcholine transfer protein SFH14-like isoform X2, producing MSGGCGHTIDKLSDSEDERSRIGSPAKKVISCSIEDVRDENDEKIVLKLRQELLNKHSLPPRHDDYHMLLRFLKTMDFNIDKTVTAWEEMLKWRNEFGADQIIQDFNFNELDQVTMYYPQGYHGVDKNGRPIYIERLGKAHPGKLMDVTTIDRYLKYHVQEFEKALQQKLPACSIAAKRRVTTTTTILDADGLGMKNFSPAAANLLSSIAKVDCSYYPETLHRMFIVNAGFGFRSLIWPAAQKFLDPVTIAKIQVLEPKSLSKLLETIDSSQLPDFLGGVCTCANEGGCLRSNKGPWNDPEIAELVHHMEVNPIPQTTKAPLHVRDHDSQEPAQGEWSQPQLLNTSSENSSSTYTSRREVSYCSDTGKDITVSMSQIHP